In the genome of Danio rerio strain Tuebingen ecotype United States chromosome 23, GRCz12tu, whole genome shotgun sequence, one region contains:
- the rgs19 gene encoding regulator of G-protein signaling 19 isoform X2 → MCFRKRNGYRPPDHFNAKIYTGPVPADRESPMTRSETSPSRAQHPSPTQKPNTCCFCWCCCCSCSWSEDDKRGRRKAQETKLEPFPWETCPKPTMEEIKQWAQSFDKLMKNPGGRNKFREFLRTEYSEENMLFWLACEDLKNEINKSAIEEKARLIYEDYISILSPKEVSLDSRVREVINRRMQDPTPHIFEDAQLQIYTLMHRDSYPRFLNSSVYRSLVQGGSRSSSES, encoded by the exons TACACAGGACCTGTCCCGGCAGACCGCGAGTCTCCGATGACGCGGAGCGAGACGTCCCCCAGCCGCGCCCAGCACCCCTCCCCCACACAGAAACCCAACACCTGCTGCTTCTGCTGGTGCTGCTGCTGTAGCTGCTCATG GAGTGAAGATGACAAGCGCGGGCGGAGGAAAGCCCAGGAGACAAAGCTGGAGCCCTTTCCATGGGAAACATG TCCCAAACCGACGATGGAGGAGATTAAACAGTGGGCGCAGTCTTTCGATAAGCTGATGAAAAACCCAGGGGGGCGGAACAAGTTTCGTGAGTTCCTGCGGACGGAGTACAGCGAGGAGAACATGCTTTTCTGGCTGGCCTGTGAGGACCTGAAGAATGAGATCAACAAAAGTGCCATCGAGGAGAAGGCGCGTTTGATCTATGAAGACTACATCTCTATCCTCTCGCCCAAAGag GTGAGTCTGGACTCTCGCGTGAGGGAAGTGATCAACAGGAGGATGCAGGATCCCACCCCTCACATATTTGAGGACGCACAGCTGCAGATCTACACCCTCATGCACAGAGACTCCTACCCACGATTCCTCAACTCCTCCGTCTACAGATCACTGGTGCAGGGGGGCTCGCGCTCCTCGTCTGAGTCATAG
- the rgs19 gene encoding regulator of G-protein signaling 19 isoform X4, which translates to MMDILYTGPVPADRESPMTRSETSPSRAQHPSPTQKPNTCCFCWCCCCSCSWSEDDKRGRRKAQETKLEPFPWETCPKPTMEEIKQWAQSFDKLMKNPGGRNKFREFLRTEYSEENMLFWLACEDLKNEINKSAIEEKARLIYEDYISILSPKEVSLDSRVREVINRRMQDPTPHIFEDAQLQIYTLMHRDSYPRFLNSSVYRSLVQGGSRSSSES; encoded by the exons TACACAGGACCTGTCCCGGCAGACCGCGAGTCTCCGATGACGCGGAGCGAGACGTCCCCCAGCCGCGCCCAGCACCCCTCCCCCACACAGAAACCCAACACCTGCTGCTTCTGCTGGTGCTGCTGCTGTAGCTGCTCATG GAGTGAAGATGACAAGCGCGGGCGGAGGAAAGCCCAGGAGACAAAGCTGGAGCCCTTTCCATGGGAAACATG TCCCAAACCGACGATGGAGGAGATTAAACAGTGGGCGCAGTCTTTCGATAAGCTGATGAAAAACCCAGGGGGGCGGAACAAGTTTCGTGAGTTCCTGCGGACGGAGTACAGCGAGGAGAACATGCTTTTCTGGCTGGCCTGTGAGGACCTGAAGAATGAGATCAACAAAAGTGCCATCGAGGAGAAGGCGCGTTTGATCTATGAAGACTACATCTCTATCCTCTCGCCCAAAGag GTGAGTCTGGACTCTCGCGTGAGGGAAGTGATCAACAGGAGGATGCAGGATCCCACCCCTCACATATTTGAGGACGCACAGCTGCAGATCTACACCCTCATGCACAGAGACTCCTACCCACGATTCCTCAACTCCTCCGTCTACAGATCACTGGTGCAGGGGGGCTCGCGCTCCTCGTCTGAGTCATAG
- the rgs19 gene encoding regulator of G-protein signaling 19 isoform X3, translating to MMDILYTGPVPADRESPMTRSETSPSRAQHPSPTQKPNTCCFCWCCCCSCSCLTVRSEDDKRGRRKAQETKLEPFPWETCPKPTMEEIKQWAQSFDKLMKNPGGRNKFREFLRTEYSEENMLFWLACEDLKNEINKSAIEEKARLIYEDYISILSPKEVSLDSRVREVINRRMQDPTPHIFEDAQLQIYTLMHRDSYPRFLNSSVYRSLVQGGSRSSSES from the exons TACACAGGACCTGTCCCGGCAGACCGCGAGTCTCCGATGACGCGGAGCGAGACGTCCCCCAGCCGCGCCCAGCACCCCTCCCCCACACAGAAACCCAACACCTGCTGCTTCTGCTGGTGCTGCTGCTGTAGCTGCTCATG TCTCACTGTTAGGAGTGAAGATGACAAGCGCGGGCGGAGGAAAGCCCAGGAGACAAAGCTGGAGCCCTTTCCATGGGAAACATG TCCCAAACCGACGATGGAGGAGATTAAACAGTGGGCGCAGTCTTTCGATAAGCTGATGAAAAACCCAGGGGGGCGGAACAAGTTTCGTGAGTTCCTGCGGACGGAGTACAGCGAGGAGAACATGCTTTTCTGGCTGGCCTGTGAGGACCTGAAGAATGAGATCAACAAAAGTGCCATCGAGGAGAAGGCGCGTTTGATCTATGAAGACTACATCTCTATCCTCTCGCCCAAAGag GTGAGTCTGGACTCTCGCGTGAGGGAAGTGATCAACAGGAGGATGCAGGATCCCACCCCTCACATATTTGAGGACGCACAGCTGCAGATCTACACCCTCATGCACAGAGACTCCTACCCACGATTCCTCAACTCCTCCGTCTACAGATCACTGGTGCAGGGGGGCTCGCGCTCCTCGTCTGAGTCATAG
- the rgs19 gene encoding regulator of G-protein signaling 19 isoform X1, whose translation MCFRKRNGYRPPDHFNAKIYTGPVPADRESPMTRSETSPSRAQHPSPTQKPNTCCFCWCCCCSCSCLTVRSEDDKRGRRKAQETKLEPFPWETCPKPTMEEIKQWAQSFDKLMKNPGGRNKFREFLRTEYSEENMLFWLACEDLKNEINKSAIEEKARLIYEDYISILSPKEVSLDSRVREVINRRMQDPTPHIFEDAQLQIYTLMHRDSYPRFLNSSVYRSLVQGGSRSSSES comes from the exons TACACAGGACCTGTCCCGGCAGACCGCGAGTCTCCGATGACGCGGAGCGAGACGTCCCCCAGCCGCGCCCAGCACCCCTCCCCCACACAGAAACCCAACACCTGCTGCTTCTGCTGGTGCTGCTGCTGTAGCTGCTCATG TCTCACTGTTAGGAGTGAAGATGACAAGCGCGGGCGGAGGAAAGCCCAGGAGACAAAGCTGGAGCCCTTTCCATGGGAAACATG TCCCAAACCGACGATGGAGGAGATTAAACAGTGGGCGCAGTCTTTCGATAAGCTGATGAAAAACCCAGGGGGGCGGAACAAGTTTCGTGAGTTCCTGCGGACGGAGTACAGCGAGGAGAACATGCTTTTCTGGCTGGCCTGTGAGGACCTGAAGAATGAGATCAACAAAAGTGCCATCGAGGAGAAGGCGCGTTTGATCTATGAAGACTACATCTCTATCCTCTCGCCCAAAGag GTGAGTCTGGACTCTCGCGTGAGGGAAGTGATCAACAGGAGGATGCAGGATCCCACCCCTCACATATTTGAGGACGCACAGCTGCAGATCTACACCCTCATGCACAGAGACTCCTACCCACGATTCCTCAACTCCTCCGTCTACAGATCACTGGTGCAGGGGGGCTCGCGCTCCTCGTCTGAGTCATAG
- the rgs19 gene encoding regulator of G-protein signaling 19 isoform X5 — protein sequence MTRSETSPSRAQHPSPTQKPNTCCFCWCCCCSCSCLTVRSEDDKRGRRKAQETKLEPFPWETCPKPTMEEIKQWAQSFDKLMKNPGGRNKFREFLRTEYSEENMLFWLACEDLKNEINKSAIEEKARLIYEDYISILSPKEVSLDSRVREVINRRMQDPTPHIFEDAQLQIYTLMHRDSYPRFLNSSVYRSLVQGGSRSSSES from the exons ATGACGCGGAGCGAGACGTCCCCCAGCCGCGCCCAGCACCCCTCCCCCACACAGAAACCCAACACCTGCTGCTTCTGCTGGTGCTGCTGCTGTAGCTGCTCATG TCTCACTGTTAGGAGTGAAGATGACAAGCGCGGGCGGAGGAAAGCCCAGGAGACAAAGCTGGAGCCCTTTCCATGGGAAACATG TCCCAAACCGACGATGGAGGAGATTAAACAGTGGGCGCAGTCTTTCGATAAGCTGATGAAAAACCCAGGGGGGCGGAACAAGTTTCGTGAGTTCCTGCGGACGGAGTACAGCGAGGAGAACATGCTTTTCTGGCTGGCCTGTGAGGACCTGAAGAATGAGATCAACAAAAGTGCCATCGAGGAGAAGGCGCGTTTGATCTATGAAGACTACATCTCTATCCTCTCGCCCAAAGag GTGAGTCTGGACTCTCGCGTGAGGGAAGTGATCAACAGGAGGATGCAGGATCCCACCCCTCACATATTTGAGGACGCACAGCTGCAGATCTACACCCTCATGCACAGAGACTCCTACCCACGATTCCTCAACTCCTCCGTCTACAGATCACTGGTGCAGGGGGGCTCGCGCTCCTCGTCTGAGTCATAG
- the rgs19 gene encoding regulator of G-protein signaling 19 isoform X6, producing the protein MTRSETSPSRAQHPSPTQKPNTCCFCWCCCCSCSWSEDDKRGRRKAQETKLEPFPWETCPKPTMEEIKQWAQSFDKLMKNPGGRNKFREFLRTEYSEENMLFWLACEDLKNEINKSAIEEKARLIYEDYISILSPKEVSLDSRVREVINRRMQDPTPHIFEDAQLQIYTLMHRDSYPRFLNSSVYRSLVQGGSRSSSES; encoded by the exons ATGACGCGGAGCGAGACGTCCCCCAGCCGCGCCCAGCACCCCTCCCCCACACAGAAACCCAACACCTGCTGCTTCTGCTGGTGCTGCTGCTGTAGCTGCTCATG GAGTGAAGATGACAAGCGCGGGCGGAGGAAAGCCCAGGAGACAAAGCTGGAGCCCTTTCCATGGGAAACATG TCCCAAACCGACGATGGAGGAGATTAAACAGTGGGCGCAGTCTTTCGATAAGCTGATGAAAAACCCAGGGGGGCGGAACAAGTTTCGTGAGTTCCTGCGGACGGAGTACAGCGAGGAGAACATGCTTTTCTGGCTGGCCTGTGAGGACCTGAAGAATGAGATCAACAAAAGTGCCATCGAGGAGAAGGCGCGTTTGATCTATGAAGACTACATCTCTATCCTCTCGCCCAAAGag GTGAGTCTGGACTCTCGCGTGAGGGAAGTGATCAACAGGAGGATGCAGGATCCCACCCCTCACATATTTGAGGACGCACAGCTGCAGATCTACACCCTCATGCACAGAGACTCCTACCCACGATTCCTCAACTCCTCCGTCTACAGATCACTGGTGCAGGGGGGCTCGCGCTCCTCGTCTGAGTCATAG